The sequence TTCTTGCTGCAATTCTTGTTCCTTGGTCGCTTTTCTCGGGAGTTTCGATTACCCTTAGCATCGCGATAACCTCTTTCCAGCTGAAGTGAACTGCCTATTTACCTTTACCTTTATGACTTAACGCTTTTGTAGACCTCGTTTTTTCTGGCACTAGCGCGATCGCCATCGTTAAATAGCGATACTCGCTCTAGTTAAAAGCGCCTGTTTTCAGTACTCGAGTACTTTTCTTGTCGACGATTTGTGCCGGTTTCTGGCAAATACGATGGCCTGTCCAGTTCTCTTCTCGTTTAATGGTATTGTTTCGGAGGTATTTTTTTAATAATGTAATGTCGAAACCACCATACGTTCGTTGCTCTACCGCGGTTGCACGctagttaattttttttctgacggGCGTTATGAAGTGACGTTAGAATTGGCCATAATTAACGACGCCATCATTAAATATACGATACGTTAGAGTCCTCACGATTCAACTTCGTGATTATCAAACATAAGTGCTAGTTAAAGCCTAAAAGTCGCAAGCAGAATTCTGGCTGTAAGGACCCTCTAAAGAATATTGAACACGTTTCATTTAACTTGGCAGCTTTGCTGAAGCCGGATCAAATACAGCTGCGTTGTAGTCCCGCATTACTTATGCTCACTGCACATATTCAAGTAGATGCTTTCAAAACCTTTGACATCACGGACACCTCGACGAATCTCCTTCTGAAGAGAGGGTATCCAGTCGAAGCCCTCAATAACGAAACTTCCAGGCAAGCGAGTCTTGCTCGCTATCGGGAGAATTTCGTTGtcgcgaaaatagaaaaatacgcacGCCAGTTACTTCGCACAACCAAATTTACTTCCCGAAGTCGCTCACCTGGCTTTGTTTCACGTTGCTTTGGAGGAGCTTGACGGCTCGAGCTTCAGAGTTTAGTAAGCTCTGCATggcttcgtcgtcgtcgtgggcGCCGAGGAAAGAGGGAATGATTtcaaaagcatcaagaacttcACGCGAGTGTACTTGCCTTTCTTACGTTTTGTTGTTTTCATCTCTATCATCGTCACTCTCATATTCTTTTCGCATACCTTTAAATGATGgcgtcgtcgctgaactcttcgtgCACAATATGATCGGCGTCAGCGCGCACAAGGTCGTCCAGTTCAACAGCGTTTTGTTGAACTAGtggctatcatcatcatccgacCGAATGTAAACAGCAACGTATGTGCCTGACTTGTCGAATAAGCGGTGCTGCAAATTTCAAACTTCTGGGTTCCCactagctcatgggttgaaaaaTATGTTGCGGATTCCTAGTTGAAACTTTCATTATTGCGGTAGTGCTTTTTAAAATTTCTTCGCTGTCGAGAAGAGGGCGCAAATGCATTGAACTCAATGGGTGTTCGCCggggacgccagatttcttcgttgccgcgagaatttcgttcttgaagGCCTTCTttattgaggggttcaactgtagttCGTTTTTCAGTGTACAGGGCTGATTGTCTGACGCATTTCTTGTTTATGTGCAAGGAACAGAACACCAAAATATATCGTAGGAAGTGCACTTCCTGGTGTGTTCTCTTCAGAAATCGAAAACCCTGTGCACTGCGCTTCGTAGGTTATTGTAAGCTTGTTTCTGCAACTTATAAGTGTTCCTctgagtttttgtatgtgtgtgtgtgtgggggggggggggggctacaccAGCGCTGCAGCCGTCTCACTTAGAAGAAAAAAGTTAAATTTATGTTTTAAGATATATTACTTATTTGGCAAAGTTTTGCAGGATGGCATGATATGTTCTACAACAGGAAAACATCAACACAGCAATAGTACATGCGACCGTTTTATTTTTCTGTACACTTTGGTTCTCGGTGCACACGACCTGGTCCCACTCAGTCCGCAAAAGCCACACTGTCGATGACAAGTCCTTCGATGACGTCACACCCAAACCGCACTGCGCACCACCGTCCAAGAAGCTTACTTCTTCTTGCGGAGGTAGTCGTAACCACCGTAGCCGTAGCCGTAGCCGCCCAGGCTGTAACCGGCTGTCAGTCCGCCTCCGTACCCGGCGTATCCGAGGCCATAACTGAGGCCGCTTCCGTAGCCGACACCGACGAGTCCTCCTCCGTAGCCGAGTCCACCTCCGTAGCCGAGACCTCCGTAACCGTATCCGAGTCCGTAGCCGAGTCCGGCCCCGTAGCCGAGTCCACCACCATAGCCCAGTCCGCCGCCGTATCCGACGACACCGACGGCAGCTGGAGCAGCAGCGACGGCCAGAGGGGCTACAGCTACAGCCGGCCGGGCAACCGCTACTGGTTGAGCGACGGCGACTGGTTGAGCGACGGCGACGGGACGGGCGACGGTGACCACCCTAGGGGCCGCCACCACTACGGGACGCTGGACGGCGACAACAGGCTGAGCTACTACCTTCTGGACCACAGGTTGAGCAACTGCCACAGTCCTTTGAACCGCGACCGGCTGGACGACGGCCACAGGCCTCGGCACGGCTACGGCTACGGGCCTCGCGACGGCAACGGGGCGCGCCACGGCCACCGCGACTGGAGCAGCGGCCACAACGCCACCGCCGTATCCCAGGCCTCCGAGACCGTAGCCGAGTCCGCCGCCCAGTCCTCCGAGGCCGTAAGCGAGACCGCCGTAACCCAGTCCACCGTAGCCCAGGCCTCCGTAGCCAAGTCCTCCACCGTAGCCGAGTCCTCCGCCGTAGCCGAGTCCTCCTCCGTAGCCTAGTCCGCCGTAACCGAGGCCGCCATAGCCCAGGCCACCGTAGCCCAGGGCGAGACCACCGTAGCCGAGGCCTCCGTAGCCAAGGCCGCCGCTAGCATAGCTGACGCCGAGCCCGCCGCCGTTCAGGTATCCGGCCATGGATGTGGCCGCGACGGCGAAAAGGATGGTCAGCTGCTGTTGTAAAGCAAAATTGAGAAATGTATTCAAAACTTCGGGCCTTAACATGTGTTGTGAGTTCTTGCAGTCGTAAGAGTGACGCTTCTATTATTCTGTCTGATGATCAGGTCTAGTAAATTTATAAATTCCTTCTTCACCGTTTCACGGTGCTATGAGATATGCGCTGACGAATACTGACGACGGTTATCCATGGATGTGTGCGCAGTGTTGCGATGAGCACTACTCACCGGCTTGTAGTGACTtgcatacataggcgtgcgcacaggggggggggggcagggggggcgaccgccccccctcctaatcacttaagaggggggggggcgcaaaatctgccccgtacagggacccttctagtcacctaagaggggggcgcaaaatctgccccatacattgacttagtagggtggggggcactgcgacgaacctttgccccccctaatgcggaaccctgcgcgcgcctatgcttGCATAGGCTTCTGTAAGCGAAACATCAAGGGCTGTTGCTGTTTGCTTCTACATTGCATGACGAATACGCTCGTGTGCAGCAGACTAGCAGGCGCGTCTGAAGGCATCGTTCACAACTCATTTGTAAACGTCCTTTAAGTCCTAATGACTATTTTATCGTCAAACATATTGTTTAAAAACTGGAAGTGCTTTACAGTAGTAGTGCTGAATGGAAAGAATTGTTCTTTCAAAATACGACGTTGCCTATTAGAGCCTTCCTGAACGATGGTCTACACGCCTCGCTCGATACTCAAATCCTCGGCAGCTGATTTGCTTCCACACTCCTATTCGATGATTCCATTTTCACTGTAC comes from Rhipicephalus sanguineus isolate Rsan-2018 chromosome 7, BIME_Rsan_1.4, whole genome shotgun sequence and encodes:
- the LOC119400103 gene encoding fibroin heavy chain-like, with translation MKNLQLTILFAVAATSMAGYLNGGGLGVSYASGGLGYGGLGYGGLALGYGGLGYGGLGYGGLGYGGGLGYGGGLGYGGGLGYGGLGYGGLGYGGLAYGLGGLGGGLGYGLGGLGYGGGVVAAAPVAVAVARPVAVARPVAVAVPRPVAVVQPVAVQRTVAVAQPVVQKVVAQPVVAVQRPVVVAAPRVVTVARPVAVAQPVAVAQPVAVARPAVAVAPLAVAAAPAAVGVVGYGGGLGYGGGLGYGAGLGYGLGYGYGGLGYGGGLGYGGGLVGVGYGSGLSYGLGYAGYGGGLTAGYSLGGYGYGYGGYDYLRKKK